TCGGTCCACGGATAGAACGACGCATGGCATTCGGCGCCGATCAGCAGGATCCGGCGGTACGTCCCCGAGCGGATGAACGCGTCGGCCACCTGGAGCCCGGACAGGAAGCCGGCGCACTGCATGCGGAGGTCGATCGCGTGCGTCCGCGTGAGGCCGAGTTTCGCCGCCGCGATCCCGCCGTTGCCCGGAAAGTAGTGGGCGGGCGTCATGGTCGCGAAGAGAATGAGGTCGACGTCCGATGCCTGGAGGCCCGCGTCGGCCAGGGCGGCCTTCGCCGCCTCGACGCCCAGGTCGGCCGAGGACGTTCCTTTCCGCGCGTACCGCCGCTCCCGGATCCCCGTCCGCTGCTGGATCCATTCGTCGGTCGTGTCCATCAGCCGCGACATCCGCTCGTTGGTGACGACGCCGTCGGGGAGGAACACCCCGGACCCGCGAATCACGCTCGTGGGGGAGGACATTTCGGGATTATATGAAGACGCCTTGACAGACCCGCGCCGCGCGTCTACAGTCCGCTCCGTGAAGGTTTCCGCCTCGTCCTGCTGGTACTGGTACTGGAGCGACACCCGGTAGGGCGAAGCTCGCCCTCCCGGAGGAATTCGGGCGGGGCGATCGACAGCGCGGAATGATCGAAACCCCCGGCCGACGGGGGTTTCGAATTTTGGATCGGACTCTTCCCATCCCGGCGACGATCGCGACGCTGGCTCCCGCGAGCTTCGAGGACGCGCGCCGGCTCGCGGCTCTCGTTCCGCCGGAGGCGAACGCGATCGAGTGGCGCCTCGACCTCGCTCCGGGACGGATCTCCCCGCGCGCTCTCCTGGATCTCGATCCGCGATGCGCGATCGTGACGTATCGGACCGTGCGGGAGGGAGGCCGATTCGCCGGAAGCGCCGACGAATACCGCCGTTCCGTCGTCTCCGCCTACGAAGCGGGCGCCGTCGTCGACGTGGAGCTCGAGAGTGGCCTCCTCGGCGACGCGGGGTTCCTTCCGGACCGGAGCCGCGTCATCGGCTCGCGCCACGGCCCGTCTCTCTCCGAAGGGCGGCTCCGGGCGTGCGTCGCGCACGACGTGGCGGCCGTGAAGCTCGTCTTGACGGACCCCGACACCGTGGCCGAGGCGATCGGGTGCGTCGAGCGCGCCCGCCGGCTCTCCCGCGAGAGACCGGTCGCCTGCTTCGCGACGGGGACCCGCGGCGCCGTGACCCGGGTGCTCGCGCCCCGGTTCGGAAGCGCTCTCACGTACGGCACCGTCGACGGCAGCGACGCGACCGGCGCCGGCCAGATCTCCCTGGGGGAGCTTCGCGCGGTGTATCGCGCGGGGGAAACGGCTCCGCCGGAGAGGCTCTTCGCGGTCTACGGGGGCGACGTCTCGGGTTCCCTTTCTCCCCGGATCCACAACGAGCTGTTTCGGCGGCGGGGACTCCCGTGGCTCTACGTTCCCCTGACGGCGTCCCGGCGGGGCGCGGCGCGGGAGAGCCCGATCGCCGGGGACCTCATCGCGCTCGACGGGCTCTCGAGGAACCTCCACGGCGTTTCGGTGACGAATCCGTTCAAGGGCGACTTCGCCGGCGTCGCCGAGCCCGACGCGGACACGTCGCGGATCGGGGCGGCGAACACGCTCGTCCGACGCAAGCCCGAGTGCCTCGATCTCTCGGCGCACAACACGGACCTTCGGGCGGCGCGCGAGGCCCTCGGGCGACTCGGGGGAGCGCGCGTGATGGTCGTCGGAACGGGGGGAGCGGCGCGGGCGGCGCTCGCCGCGGCGTCGTCGCTCGGCCGTGCGGCCGCGGTGGCCGGGCGCGATCGCACGAAAACCACGCTCCTCGCCGCGGAGTTCGAAGCCGACGCCGTCGACATGAGCGAGCTCGCCTCGAAAGACGCGGACGTCTGGGTGAACGCGACGCCGCTCGGGTCCGGAGACGACGACCCGATGCCCGTGCCCGTCGGGGTTCTCCGTCCGGGAGCCGCGGTCGTCGATTTCGTTTACCGGCGCGACGGCGAAACGGCGCTCGCCCGCGAGACGCGGGCTCGCGGCGCCGCCCTCGTGGACGGACTCGAGCTCCTGGCCCGCCAGGCCGCCGGCCAGGCGGCGCTCTTCGGCGTCCCGGACGCGACGTTCGAGGAGATCGACGCGATCCTGCGAGGCGATTCGTGATCCGGGTCGCGACCCGATCGATCTCCGCGGACACGACGACCCCCGTCGCCGTGATGCGGAAGCTCCTCGCGGGCGGGGACGAGGCGTTCCTGCTCGAAAGCGTCGAGGGGGGCGCGCACCTCGCGCGCTGGTCGTTCCTCGGCGTCGCGCCGCGTGCCCGGTGCTCTTCGATCGGGGGAAGGGTGCGGCGGGAGGAAGACGGGCGCTCCGCGTGGCTCGACGAGCCTTTTCTCGACGCCGTCCAGGGGATGGCGGTCGATCCCGGATACGAGCGCGGGGAAGGCGCCCCGCCGTTCGCCGCGGGCGCGGTCGGCTACCTCGCCTACGACGCCGTACGGCTCTTCGAGAGGGTCCCGTCGCGGCACCCGCCGTCGACGGCGATGCCCGAGGCCCTCTTCCTCCTCTTCGATTCGACGATCGCCTTCGATCATGCCCGCGGCGTCATGGTCCTGCAGACCGCCGTCCGCGACGGGAAAGACGGTGCGGCGGAAGGGCGTCTCGCGGACCTCGAGCGCCGGGTCGCCGCTCCCGATCCTCCGCGTCCGAAAGGGAGTCCCGCCGCACCGCCGGCGTTCTCGGAAAGCGGCTCGCGCGACGGCTTTCTCTCCGCCGTGGCCGCGGCGAAGGAGGCGATCGCGGCCGGCGAGGTCTACCAGATCCAGATCTCGCGGCGCTGGACGTCGCCCCTCGGACTCGACGCCTTCGAGGTCTATCGCGCGCTCCGCCGGATCAACCCGTCGCCGTACCACTTCTTCCTCCGGACGCGGGAAGGGGACGTGCTCGGAGCGTCGCCGGAGATGCTCGTGCGCGTCCGCGGCGGCGCGATCGAAACGCGGCCGATCGCGGGCACCTACCCGCGCGGCGCCACGGCCGCCGAGGACCGCGCGCTCGAGGAGCGTTTCCTGGCCGACCCGAAGGAGCGCGCGGAGCACGTGATGCTCGTCGATCTCGCCCGCAACGACCTCGGGCGCGTCTGCGAGACGGGCTCCGTATCGGTCCCGGAGTTCTTCACCGTGGAAAAATACTCGCACGTGCAGCACCTCGTCTCCTCGGTCACGGGGCGCCTCCTCCCGGGGGTCTCCGCGCTCCGCGCGCTGGCGGCGTCCTTTCCGGCGGGCACCCTCACGGGAGCGCCGAAGATCCGCGCGATGGAGCTGATCGACGAGCTCGAGCCGTGGCGGCGCGGGATCTACGGGGGGGCCGTCGGCTATCTCGACCTCTCCGGAGACCTCGATTCGGCGATCGCGATCCGGACGATGGTCGTCGAGAACGGGGTCGCGCGCGTCCAGGCGGCGGCGGGAATCGTCGCCGACTCGGATCCCGAGCGGGAAGCCCGGGAAACGGAGATCAAGTCGGGCGCCCTCTTCCGGGCGGCCGAAGCGGCGGGCCGGCCATGATCCTCGTCGTGGACAACTACGACTCCTTCACCTGGAATCTCGTCCAGGCGATCGCCGCCTTCGATCCTGACGTCCGGGTGGTGAGAAACGACGCGTTCGACCCGGCGGAAGAGCTCGCGCGGGGGCCGGCGGGCGTCGTCGTCTCGCCGGGACCCGGAACGCCCGAGAAGGCGGGCCGATCGATCGAGACGATCCGGGCCGCGGAGGAGCGCGGGATCCCGATCCTCGGCGTCTGCCTCGGGCACCAGGCGATCGCGGTCGCGCACGGCGCCGTCGTCGATCGCGCGCCCGTCCTCATGCACGGCAAGACGTCGCGCATCTCCCACGAATCGGCCGGCATCTTCCGGGGACTCTCGCGCCCGTTCGAGGCCACGCGGTACCACTCGCTCGCGGTGCGCGAAGAGACGCTCCCGCCGGAGCTCGAAGTCGTCGCCCGGTCGGAGGACGGGATCGTGATGGGGCTTCGCCACCGATCCCTTCCGGTCTGGGGCGTGCAGTTCCATCCCGAATCGATCCTCTCCGTCGAAGGACCGAAGCTGATCGAGAACTTCGTGCGGGGCGCGGCGTGAGCGTCGCCGAGGCCCTCCGCCGGCTCGCCGACCGACGTCCGATCTCGGCGGCCGAGGCGCGCGACGCGTTCTTCGAACTGATGGAAGGGCGGGCGACCGAATCGCAGAAGGGCGCCCTGCTCCTCGGTCTCGCCTCGCGCGGCGAGACGCCGGAGGAGCTCGCCGGCGCGGTCGGAGCGGTGCGGGAGAAGATGCGGCGCGTCGAGGCGCGGCGGCGCCCCCTCCTCGATACGTGCGGGACGGGAGGGCACGGCCGAAGAACGGTCAACGTGTCGACGGCGGCCGCCTTCGCGTGCGCCGGCGCGGGAACCGCCGTCGCCAAGCACGGCAATCGCTCGGCGACCCGCTGCGGCTCCGCGGACGTCCTCGAGGCGCTCGGGGTCCCGATCGACAAGTCCCCCGGGGACGCGGGCGCGGAGCTCGACCGGACCGGCTTCACTTTCCTGTTCGCGCCGGCGTTCCATCCCGCCATGCGCGAGGTCGCTCCGGCCCGGCGGGAGCTCGGCGTGCGGACCATCTTCAACCTGATCGGTCCTCTCGCCAATCCCGCGGGCGCGACGCGGCAACTGATCGGCGTGAGCCGCTTCGACGTCGCCCGCCTCCTCGCGGAGGCGCTGGCGATGCTCGGCACGGAACGGGCGATCGTCTTCCATTCGGAAAACGGCCTCGACGAGCTCACCCCGGGGGTCGCCGCGATCGGCTTCGAGGTGCGGCCGGGACGGGCGATCTCGTGGCGGTTCGATGCCGGCGTCCTCGCGCAGCGGCCGGTGACGGTCGAGGAGCTCTCCGGCGGGGGGGCGGCGGAGAACGCGGAGGTCCTCCGGCGGGTGCTCGCGGGCGCGCGCGGCCCCGTCCGGGAAACCGTGCTCCTGAACGCCGCGATGGCTCTCTGGATCGCCGAGTCGGCGCCGACGCTGCACGAGGCCTACGATCTGGCGGCGTCCTCGATCGACTCGGGCCGGGCCGCGTCGATTCTCGAGGGGGCGCGGTCCTCCGGAGGAGCCGCGTGAGCGGGATCCTCGGGGAGATCGCGGCGTCCGTCCGCTCCCGGCTCGCGGCGGGCGCCTACCGGCCCGCGGAAGGCCGCGGCCCCGGCCCGAACGGCAGCCGGTTCGCGGCCTCTCTCCGGGAACCGGGAACGCGCGTGATCGCCGAGCTCAAGCAACGCTCGCCGTCGGCCGGGGAGATCTGCCCGCACCTCGACCGGAAGGTCGAGACGCTCGCCCTCGCCTATCGGCGCGGCCACGCCGCCGCGATCTCGGTCGTCACGGAACCGGAGTTCTTCGGAGGGAAAGCCGAGTGGATCGCGAGAGCGAAGCGGATGTCCGGCCTTCCCGTGCTGATGAAGGACTTCGTCCTGGCCGAGGAGCAGCTCGATTTCGCGGCGTCGTCGGGCGCGGACGCGGTGCTCCTCATCGCGGCGCTCCTCGACGGCCCGGCGCTCGCGCGGCTTCGTTCCGCGGCGGAAGCGCGGGGTCTCGCGGCCCTCGTCGAGGTCCACGACGCCGGCGAAATCGCGCGCGCCGCCGCCGCCGGCGCGTCGATCGTCGGGGTGAACGCCCGGGACCTCCGCTCCTTCGAGGTCGATCGGGAAGGCGCCGCAGAGCTCGCGGCGGCGATCCCGGCCGGCGTCCTGCGCGTGGCGGAGAGCGGAATCCGGACGCGGGAGGACGTCGAGCGCCTCTCGGCCGCCGGGTTCACCGCGTTTCTCGTCGGCGAGACGCTTCTTCGCTCCGAGGATCCGGAGGAAACGCTTCGCTCGCTCCGGGGGACGGCGTGACGCGCATCAAGATCTGCGGACTCACCCGGAGCGAGGACGTCGCGCTCTGCGTCGCGCTCGGGGCGGATTACCTGGGGTTCAACTTCTCGCCGCGAAGCCCGCGTCGCGCGGCGGTCGAGGACGGGCCGAAGCTCCTCGCCGCGTCGGAGGGGCGCCCCCGGGTCGGGGTCTTCGTGGAGGAAGGCCCCGAAGCGGTTCGGCGCGCGATCGACGCGCTGGACCTCGACTTCCTGCAGTTCCATCGGCCGCTCCGGGACGACGACTTCGCCTTCGGTCTCCCGGTGATCGCGGTCGAGCGCGTGTTCGGCCGGATCCCGGCCCCGCGGACGCCTTTCGCGCGCTGCCACGCCGTTCTCTACGACACGGGTCACCCGGCGCTCGACGGCGGGACGGGCATGACGTTCGACTCGAACGGGCTCGCCGCGCGGGACCGCGGGATCCCCGTCGGTCTCGCGGGCGGGCTTCGTCCGGAGAACGTCGCCGAAGCGATCCGGGCGGCTCGTCCGTTCCTCGTCGACGTCGCGAGCGGAGTGGAGTCGTCGCCGGGGGTGAAGGATCCGTCCCGGCTCCGCGCGTTCTTCGCGGCCGTCCGGAGGGCGGATGGCTGAGCGCGCGTACTTCGGCGCGTACGGCGGCACGTTCGCCCCCGAGACGCTCATGGCGCCCCTCGTCGAGCTCGCCGAAGCCTTCGACGAGGCGCGGCGGGATTCGGGATTCCGCGCGGAGCTGGACGGCGCGCTCCGGGACTACGCCGGACGCCCGACGGCCCTTTTCTTCGCGCGCCGGCTCTCGGAGGACGCGGGAGGGGCGCGAATCCTCTTCAAGCGCGAGGATCTCCTGCACACCGGAGCCCACAAGATCAACAACGCGATCGGCCAGGGGCTGCTGGCGCGCCGGATGGGGAAGACGCGTCTCATCGCCGAGACGGGAGCGGGGCAGCACGGCGTCGCGACGGCGACCGTCGCGGCGTGGCTCGGGTTCGAGAGCGTCGTGTACATGGGATCGGAGGATGCGCGGCGCCAGGCGGTCAACGTCGCGCGAATGCGGCGGCTGGGAGCGGACGTCCGGACCGTCGATGCCGGATCGCGGACGCTGAAGGACGCGATCAACGAGGCGATGCGGGACTGGTCGGCGACCTCCGCGACGTCGCACTACGTCCTCGGCTCGGCTCTCGGCCCGCATCCGTATCCCACGATGGTCGCCTGGTTCCACCGGGCGATCGGCCGCGAGGCGCGAGCCCAGACCCTGCGCCGGTGGAAGAAGCTCCCGAAGGCGGTCGTCGCGTGCGTCGGCGGCGGGTCGAACGCGATCGGGATCTTCCAGGCTTTCCTGCGGGACCGCGTTCGCCTCGTCGGCGTCGAGGCGGGGGGGCGCGGGACCGCGCTCGGCGACCACGCCGCCCGGTTCGCGGGCGGGAAGGTCGGGATCCTCCACGGAACGAAGACCTGGGTCCTCCAGGATCGGGAAGGGCAGATCGCGGCGACCCATTCCGTCTCCGCGGGACTCGACTATCCCGCCGTCGGCCCGCAGCATGCGGCGCTGCGCGACGCGCGGCGCGTCGAATACGTGTCGGCCTCGGACTCGGAGGCGCTCGACGCGTTCGACCGGACGACGCGGCTGGAGGGGATCGTCCCCGCGCTCGAGTCCGCGCACGCGATCGCGTTCGCGCGGAAGCTCGCGCCCTCGCTTCGAAAGAGCGATCTGATCCTCGTCAATCTCTCCGGGAGGGGGGACAAGGACCTGCCGGAGGTCGAGCGGATCGAGAGGGGATCGTGAAGTCGAGCGGGCGAGTCGCCGCGGCCTTCGCTCGGGCCGAGGGGGAGGAACGCGCCGCGTTCGTCGCCTATCTCACGGCCGGAGATCCCGACCTCCGCGCGACCGTCGAGCTCGCGCGCGCGGTCGAGGCCGCCGGAGCCGACGTCCTCGAGCTCGGCG
The Thermoanaerobaculia bacterium genome window above contains:
- the trpD gene encoding anthranilate phosphoribosyltransferase; this encodes MSVAEALRRLADRRPISAAEARDAFFELMEGRATESQKGALLLGLASRGETPEELAGAVGAVREKMRRVEARRRPLLDTCGTGGHGRRTVNVSTAAAFACAGAGTAVAKHGNRSATRCGSADVLEALGVPIDKSPGDAGAELDRTGFTFLFAPAFHPAMREVAPARRELGVRTIFNLIGPLANPAGATRQLIGVSRFDVARLLAEALAMLGTERAIVFHSENGLDELTPGVAAIGFEVRPGRAISWRFDAGVLAQRPVTVEELSGGGAAENAEVLRRVLAGARGPVRETVLLNAAMALWIAESAPTLHEAYDLAASSIDSGRAASILEGARSSGGAA
- a CDS encoding aminodeoxychorismate/anthranilate synthase component II, with translation MILVVDNYDSFTWNLVQAIAAFDPDVRVVRNDAFDPAEELARGPAGVVVSPGPGTPEKAGRSIETIRAAEERGIPILGVCLGHQAIAVAHGAVVDRAPVLMHGKTSRISHESAGIFRGLSRPFEATRYHSLAVREETLPPELEVVARSEDGIVMGLRHRSLPVWGVQFHPESILSVEGPKLIENFVRGAA
- a CDS encoding indole-3-glycerol-phosphate synthase; this encodes MSGILGEIAASVRSRLAAGAYRPAEGRGPGPNGSRFAASLREPGTRVIAELKQRSPSAGEICPHLDRKVETLALAYRRGHAAAISVVTEPEFFGGKAEWIARAKRMSGLPVLMKDFVLAEEQLDFAASSGADAVLLIAALLDGPALARLRSAAEARGLAALVEVHDAGEIARAAAAGASIVGVNARDLRSFEVDREGAAELAAAIPAGVLRVAESGIRTREDVERLSAAGFTAFLVGETLLRSEDPEETLRSLRGTA
- a CDS encoding type I 3-dehydroquinate dehydratase, whose amino-acid sequence is MDRTLPIPATIATLAPASFEDARRLAALVPPEANAIEWRLDLAPGRISPRALLDLDPRCAIVTYRTVREGGRFAGSADEYRRSVVSAYEAGAVVDVELESGLLGDAGFLPDRSRVIGSRHGPSLSEGRLRACVAHDVAAVKLVLTDPDTVAEAIGCVERARRLSRERPVACFATGTRGAVTRVLAPRFGSALTYGTVDGSDATGAGQISLGELRAVYRAGETAPPERLFAVYGGDVSGSLSPRIHNELFRRRGLPWLYVPLTASRRGAARESPIAGDLIALDGLSRNLHGVSVTNPFKGDFAGVAEPDADTSRIGAANTLVRRKPECLDLSAHNTDLRAAREALGRLGGARVMVVGTGGAARAALAAASSLGRAAAVAGRDRTKTTLLAAEFEADAVDMSELASKDADVWVNATPLGSGDDDPMPVPVGVLRPGAAVVDFVYRRDGETALARETRARGAALVDGLELLARQAAGQAALFGVPDATFEEIDAILRGDS
- the trpB gene encoding tryptophan synthase subunit beta; protein product: MAERAYFGAYGGTFAPETLMAPLVELAEAFDEARRDSGFRAELDGALRDYAGRPTALFFARRLSEDAGGARILFKREDLLHTGAHKINNAIGQGLLARRMGKTRLIAETGAGQHGVATATVAAWLGFESVVYMGSEDARRQAVNVARMRRLGADVRTVDAGSRTLKDAINEAMRDWSATSATSHYVLGSALGPHPYPTMVAWFHRAIGREARAQTLRRWKKLPKAVVACVGGGSNAIGIFQAFLRDRVRLVGVEAGGRGTALGDHAARFAGGKVGILHGTKTWVLQDREGQIAATHSVSAGLDYPAVGPQHAALRDARRVEYVSASDSEALDAFDRTTRLEGIVPALESAHAIAFARKLAPSLRKSDLILVNLSGRGDKDLPEVERIERGS
- a CDS encoding chorismate-binding protein, giving the protein MIRVATRSISADTTTPVAVMRKLLAGGDEAFLLESVEGGAHLARWSFLGVAPRARCSSIGGRVRREEDGRSAWLDEPFLDAVQGMAVDPGYERGEGAPPFAAGAVGYLAYDAVRLFERVPSRHPPSTAMPEALFLLFDSTIAFDHARGVMVLQTAVRDGKDGAAEGRLADLERRVAAPDPPRPKGSPAAPPAFSESGSRDGFLSAVAAAKEAIAAGEVYQIQISRRWTSPLGLDAFEVYRALRRINPSPYHFFLRTREGDVLGASPEMLVRVRGGAIETRPIAGTYPRGATAAEDRALEERFLADPKERAEHVMLVDLARNDLGRVCETGSVSVPEFFTVEKYSHVQHLVSSVTGRLLPGVSALRALAASFPAGTLTGAPKIRAMELIDELEPWRRGIYGGAVGYLDLSGDLDSAIAIRTMVVENGVARVQAAAGIVADSDPEREARETEIKSGALFRAAEAAGRP
- a CDS encoding N-(5'-phosphoribosyl)anthranilate isomerase, with amino-acid sequence MTRIKICGLTRSEDVALCVALGADYLGFNFSPRSPRRAAVEDGPKLLAASEGRPRVGVFVEEGPEAVRRAIDALDLDFLQFHRPLRDDDFAFGLPVIAVERVFGRIPAPRTPFARCHAVLYDTGHPALDGGTGMTFDSNGLAARDRGIPVGLAGGLRPENVAEAIRAARPFLVDVASGVESSPGVKDPSRLRAFFAAVRRADG